A section of the Castanea sativa cultivar Marrone di Chiusa Pesio chromosome 12, ASM4071231v1 genome encodes:
- the LOC142618517 gene encoding uncharacterized protein LOC142618517: protein MGYDYEYPSPPPPSPSPPPDCDHVKHKPPPPPPPPSPPPPKCNMTMPPPPPPPPPSPPPPPSPSPPPPPPPPPPPSPPSPPSPPPPPSPSPPPPPPPPPPPPPPCTPVTPPPPPPPCHCHCPPPPAPYHPHHHPPPPPHYPYHHHPPPPPHSLPPSPSMSPYHHHHHNYTTVIAVCVSLGGAFLLAFLALGLFCLAKKKKKPVTIPVAAAAAACVEEHEHIQETITTNPCGEQTVTVTIDDDVQVHEIASASTLAPPCEPGEIGPSTHSQGHQHKLHNT, encoded by the coding sequence ATGGGTTATGATTATGAATACCCTTCTCCACCacctccatctccatctccaccaCCAGATTGTGACCATGTCAAGCATAAACCCCCTCCACCTCCGCCACCACCATCACCTCCACCACCTAAATGTAACATGACAatgccaccacctcctcctcctcctcccccatcaccaccacccccaccttctccttctcctcctcctcctcccccaccaccaccaccgccatcTCCTCCTTCTCCCCCATCACCACCACCCCcaccttctccttctcctccaccaccaccaccaccgccgccgccgccTCCTCCTCCATGTACTccagtaactccaccacctcctcctccaccaTGTCACTGTCACTGTCCACCTCCACCCGCTCCTTACCACCCCCACCATCATCCTCCACCCCCTCCTCACTACCCCTACCACCATCATCCTCCACCCCCTCCTCATTCACTTCCTCCATCACCCTCTATGTCACCatatcatcatcaccaccacaaCTACACGACTGTTATCGCCGTCTGCGTCTCTCTAGGCGGTGCCTTCTTGCTTGCATTCCTCGCCCTTGGTCTCTTCTGCTTggctaaaaagaagaagaaaccggTAACAATTCCAGTAGCAGCAGCCGCAGCCGCTTGTGTTGAGGAACACGAACACATCCAGGAGACGATTACGACAAACCCGTGTGGAGAACAAACCGTGACTGTTACAATAGACGATGACGTTCAAGTTCATGAAATTGCGAGTGCAAGTACACTTGCCCCTCCTTGTGAACCAGGAGAAATTGGGCCTTCCACTCATTCTCAAGGCCATCAACACAAGTTACACAACACTTGA